A stretch of Mycobacterium sp. ITM-2016-00316 DNA encodes these proteins:
- a CDS encoding alpha/beta fold hydrolase, with translation MESRTVATRLGRLRVQTAGSGEAMLFWPSLLMTGDMWAGQAAAFQGDHRVILVDPPGHGASEKLSGTFTFDDCAQTVLDVLDGLGIERAHVIGNSWGGMIGGTFAARHPDRIGRAVLMNCTASPAGRRQRVEYALLLRTAKLLGGIRGPLTGQVLKAFLGQTTCRDRPDVVAFVRDAARAVDLDSSAWAVTSVVPRRPDQRALLATVRTPVLVVAGAEDATFPVAETLEMADAIPGAATAVLDGVAHLAALENPRLVNALIKDFVFNA, from the coding sequence GTGGAGTCACGGACCGTTGCGACGCGGCTGGGACGGCTGCGCGTGCAGACCGCCGGATCTGGTGAGGCCATGCTGTTCTGGCCGAGCCTGCTGATGACCGGCGATATGTGGGCCGGGCAGGCCGCGGCATTCCAGGGTGATCACCGGGTGATCCTGGTGGATCCCCCCGGACACGGTGCCAGCGAAAAGCTCTCGGGTACATTCACTTTCGACGATTGCGCGCAGACCGTGCTGGACGTCCTGGACGGACTGGGCATTGAGCGGGCGCATGTCATCGGGAATTCCTGGGGCGGCATGATCGGCGGCACGTTCGCCGCCCGGCACCCGGACCGGATCGGGCGGGCGGTCCTGATGAACTGCACCGCGTCACCGGCCGGGCGGCGGCAGCGTGTCGAGTACGCGCTGCTGTTGCGGACGGCGAAGCTGCTCGGCGGTATTCGCGGGCCGTTGACGGGACAGGTACTCAAGGCCTTCCTCGGGCAGACGACATGTCGCGACCGGCCCGACGTGGTGGCGTTCGTGCGGGACGCCGCACGCGCCGTGGACCTGGACTCCAGCGCCTGGGCGGTGACCAGCGTGGTGCCGCGGCGGCCGGATCAACGCGCGCTGCTCGCGACGGTGCGCACCCCGGTGCTCGTGGTGGCGGGCGCCGAGGATGCGACCTTCCCGGTCGCCGAGACGCTGGAGATGGCCGACGCCATTCCGGGTGCGGCGACCGCGGTGCTGGACGGCGTCGCGCATCTGGCCGCCCTGGAGAATCCGCGCCTCGTCAACGCGCTGATCAAGGACTTTGTGTTCAACGCGTAG
- a CDS encoding lumazine-binding protein yields the protein MSDAPEEQDRPTAAPFLLALVIIVVVITGIFVVNRSDGDGDPEQIGRAVVAQNDALQRQDYAAFLASTCAAQHGTEGEVLARQRDSAAQRGERYVDGASNVNVDGDTATATVRYHFGENEETEATVDMSFVREDGSWKVCSVGPA from the coding sequence GTGAGCGACGCACCCGAGGAACAGGACCGGCCCACCGCGGCGCCATTCCTGCTGGCCCTGGTCATCATCGTGGTTGTGATCACCGGGATTTTTGTGGTCAACCGCAGTGACGGTGACGGGGATCCCGAACAGATCGGGCGGGCCGTGGTCGCTCAGAACGATGCGCTGCAACGGCAGGACTACGCAGCCTTCCTGGCGAGCACCTGCGCCGCACAGCACGGCACCGAGGGCGAGGTGCTCGCCCGGCAACGGGATTCAGCTGCGCAGCGCGGGGAGCGCTACGTCGACGGCGCGAGCAATGTGAACGTCGACGGCGACACCGCCACCGCCACCGTCCGGTACCACTTCGGCGAGAACGAGGAGACCGAGGCCACCGTGGACATGTCCTTCGTGCGCGAGGACGGCAGCTGGAAGGTGTGCTCGGTTGGACCGGCCTAG
- a CDS encoding rhodanese-like domain-containing protein encodes MSTSESPGYAGDITPEQAWELLSANPEAVLVDCRTEAEWRFVGVPDLSSLRRDVVYVEWTRTDGSHNDNFVDDLGKAGIAPGQRAVVFLCRSGNRSIGSAITATEAGIGPSYNVLDGFEGNLDANGHRGTTGWKAVGLPWTQS; translated from the coding sequence GTGTCCACATCCGAGAGTCCGGGCTACGCCGGAGACATCACGCCTGAGCAGGCATGGGAGCTGCTGTCCGCCAATCCCGAAGCCGTGCTCGTCGATTGTCGTACCGAAGCCGAATGGCGTTTCGTGGGCGTCCCCGACCTGAGCTCGCTGCGACGCGACGTCGTCTATGTGGAGTGGACCAGGACCGACGGCTCCCACAATGACAACTTCGTCGACGACCTCGGCAAGGCCGGTATCGCCCCCGGGCAGCGCGCAGTCGTGTTCCTGTGCCGGTCCGGCAACCGATCCATCGGTTCGGCGATCACCGCCACCGAGGCCGGCATCGGCCCGTCCTACAACGTGCTCGACGGATTCGAGGGCAACCTCGACGCCAACGGCCACCGCGGCACCACCGGGTGGAAAGCGGTCGGCCTGCCCTGGACGCAGTCATGA
- a CDS encoding MarR family winged helix-turn-helix transcriptional regulator: protein MEREELKGFIAGDVRALTAESDQIGREFASRNDLAANDFRALLYIMVAESSGSPLTAGDLRTLMGTSAAAITYLVERMISSGHLRREAHPDDRRKVILRYADHGLAVATDFFTPLQRINSEALAGLPDADLDAAHRVFTALIGAMREFRASNDG from the coding sequence ATGGAGCGGGAAGAACTCAAGGGGTTCATCGCCGGCGATGTGCGCGCCCTCACAGCGGAATCGGATCAGATCGGGCGCGAGTTCGCGAGCCGCAATGATCTGGCTGCCAATGATTTTCGTGCCCTGCTGTACATCATGGTCGCCGAATCTTCCGGGTCTCCGCTGACCGCGGGTGACCTGCGCACCTTGATGGGCACCTCGGCCGCGGCGATCACCTATCTGGTGGAGCGGATGATCTCGTCCGGGCATCTGCGCCGGGAGGCGCACCCCGATGACCGGCGCAAGGTGATCCTGCGCTACGCCGATCACGGTCTTGCGGTGGCCACCGACTTTTTCACCCCGCTGCAGCGCATCAATTCCGAGGCGCTGGCCGGTCTGCCCGACGCCGATCTCGATGCCGCGCATCGCGTGTTCACCGCCTTGATCGGGGCCATGCGCGAGTTCCGGGCGTCTAACGACGGTTGA
- a CDS encoding LysR family transcriptional regulator has translation MSDLTLRQLRYFAVLGEELNYRRAAERLFITQPALSTAIKQLEQAFGVVLLNRNTREVALTDLGAAWLPQVQQALSGIDAVVANLVTLSGTRQGRLRLGYLIGTGADLLFRVVRHFEAAYPEVSVEPIEFDFADPTAGLAGGTTEVALIRPPVDLPEHRMLVLDSETWVACLPRDHPLAGRHEVEIAELLDDPIVCAPLTAGPWRDYWMAMDARGNRPPTIAAVAATYEAETTSIARGLGISFTTSSVARFYDRPGIVYVPIVDRPPSHVALAWHPGTLSPQADALIRHVQQNWGFDDGDETPLNQH, from the coding sequence GTGAGTGACCTGACGCTGCGGCAGCTGCGCTACTTCGCCGTCCTCGGCGAGGAGCTGAACTACCGTCGCGCGGCCGAGCGGCTGTTCATCACCCAGCCGGCGCTGTCCACCGCGATCAAACAGCTCGAGCAGGCCTTCGGGGTGGTGCTGCTCAACCGCAACACCCGCGAGGTCGCGCTCACCGATCTCGGTGCCGCGTGGTTGCCGCAGGTGCAGCAGGCGCTCTCCGGGATCGATGCGGTGGTGGCCAACCTGGTCACCCTGTCGGGAACCCGCCAGGGCAGGCTGCGGCTGGGTTATCTCATCGGCACCGGTGCCGATCTGCTGTTCCGCGTGGTCCGCCATTTCGAGGCCGCCTACCCGGAGGTCAGTGTCGAACCCATCGAGTTCGATTTCGCCGACCCCACCGCCGGACTGGCCGGCGGCACCACCGAGGTCGCGCTGATCCGCCCACCGGTGGATCTGCCCGAGCACCGCATGCTGGTGCTCGATTCCGAAACCTGGGTGGCCTGCCTGCCCCGGGATCATCCGCTGGCGGGCCGTCATGAGGTCGAGATCGCCGAGTTGCTCGACGACCCGATCGTCTGCGCGCCGCTGACCGCCGGACCGTGGCGGGACTACTGGATGGCGATGGACGCCCGCGGCAACCGGCCACCGACCATCGCGGCGGTCGCCGCCACCTACGAGGCCGAGACCACGTCCATCGCCCGCGGGCTGGGCATCAGCTTCACCACCTCGTCGGTGGCCCGGTTCTATGACCGACCCGGAATCGTCTACGTCCCGATCGTCGACCGCCCGCCCAGTCATGTCGCGCTGGCCTGGCATCCCGGCACCCTCAGCCCCCAAGCGGATGCCTTGATCAGGCATGTCCAGCAGAATTGGGGCTTCGACGACGGCGACGAAACGCCCCTCAACCAGCACTGA
- a CDS encoding MMPL family transporter has protein sequence MSSRISWLVALLVIVASGAGLGLLSGGDSASQSPVAVPADAESARADALRAEFPGGDSAPAIIVFTRTDGGPLRPADIAAAGPGAQVSQDGLAAVSVSPLSTDLSGFALNDAVSELRTQTAERLPEGLQAQVTGGPAFGADIANSFAGANITLLAVTAAVVALLLIITYRSPVLWLVPLLVIAFADRVGSVVGTAVASGLGLNPDGSTGGITSVLVFGAGTNYALLLISRYREELGRSADHREALRVATRAAGPAILASNATVVLALLTLAFASAPSNRSLGVQAASGLVVAAVFVLLVLPPFLGLFGKKLFWPFIPKVCDKALTDSGLWHRVASWVAQRPGWVATGALGALVALCFGLLATPVGLSQTEQFRVQAESVTGYDTLAQHFPSGLTDPAVVIAPTADAAAISSAITGVPGVVSARPAGESGTGLSQWQVVLQAEPASDEAFDTVDALRSSVQSVSPDALVGGSDAKARDAAAAAQRDRMVVIPAILAVVLVVLFVLLRSALAPLVLVSVTVLSALAALGIGGWASVHLFGFPALDNGTPLFAFLFLVALGVDYTIFLVTRAREETPEFGNREGIVRAVSATGAVITSAGIVLAAVFCVLGVLPLIVLTQIGIIVGLGILLDTFLVRTVIIPALFTLIGPRIWAPGLHAER, from the coding sequence ATGTCCAGTCGCATCTCCTGGCTCGTGGCGTTACTCGTGATCGTCGCCTCTGGCGCCGGCCTCGGCCTGCTCAGCGGTGGGGACTCCGCCTCACAGTCGCCGGTGGCGGTGCCCGCCGATGCGGAATCGGCCCGCGCCGACGCCCTACGGGCCGAATTTCCCGGCGGCGACAGCGCTCCCGCCATCATCGTGTTCACCCGGACCGACGGCGGCCCACTACGCCCGGCGGACATCGCCGCGGCAGGCCCCGGCGCGCAGGTGTCGCAGGACGGACTCGCCGCGGTGTCGGTCTCCCCGCTGTCGACCGACCTGTCCGGGTTCGCCCTCAATGACGCGGTCTCCGAGTTGCGCACCCAGACCGCCGAACGGCTACCGGAAGGCCTGCAGGCGCAGGTGACCGGCGGCCCGGCCTTCGGTGCCGATATCGCGAATTCCTTTGCCGGAGCCAATATCACCCTGCTCGCGGTGACGGCCGCGGTGGTGGCCCTGCTGCTGATCATCACCTACCGCTCCCCGGTCCTGTGGCTGGTGCCACTGCTGGTGATCGCGTTCGCCGACCGGGTCGGCTCCGTGGTCGGCACCGCGGTGGCCTCCGGCCTGGGCCTGAACCCGGACGGGTCGACCGGTGGTATCACCAGCGTGCTGGTGTTCGGCGCGGGCACCAACTATGCGCTGCTGCTCATCTCGCGCTATCGCGAGGAGTTGGGCCGCTCAGCCGATCACCGCGAGGCGCTGCGGGTCGCCACCCGCGCGGCCGGCCCCGCGATTCTCGCCAGCAATGCCACGGTCGTGCTGGCGCTGCTCACCCTGGCGTTCGCGTCGGCACCCAGCAACCGCAGCCTCGGGGTGCAGGCCGCCTCGGGCCTGGTGGTCGCGGCCGTCTTCGTGCTGCTGGTACTGCCCCCGTTCCTCGGCCTCTTCGGCAAGAAGTTGTTCTGGCCGTTCATCCCGAAGGTCTGCGACAAGGCCCTGACCGACAGCGGTCTGTGGCACCGGGTGGCGTCCTGGGTGGCGCAACGCCCGGGCTGGGTGGCCACCGGCGCACTCGGTGCGCTGGTCGCGCTGTGCTTCGGTCTGCTCGCAACGCCGGTCGGGCTGTCCCAGACCGAACAGTTCCGCGTCCAGGCCGAATCGGTGACCGGTTATGACACGCTGGCTCAACACTTTCCGAGCGGGCTGACCGATCCCGCCGTCGTGATCGCACCCACCGCTGACGCCGCCGCGATCTCATCCGCCATCACCGGAGTACCCGGGGTGGTCTCGGCCCGGCCGGCCGGAGAATCGGGCACCGGCCTGAGTCAATGGCAGGTGGTCCTGCAGGCTGAACCGGCGTCGGATGAGGCGTTCGACACCGTTGATGCGCTGCGCAGTTCGGTGCAATCCGTCAGCCCCGACGCCCTGGTCGGCGGGTCCGACGCCAAGGCACGCGATGCGGCCGCCGCCGCTCAGCGTGACCGGATGGTCGTCATCCCCGCGATCCTGGCGGTGGTGCTCGTAGTGCTGTTCGTGTTGCTCCGTTCCGCCCTGGCTCCACTGGTCCTGGTGTCGGTGACGGTGCTGAGCGCACTGGCCGCACTGGGCATCGGCGGCTGGGCCAGCGTGCACCTGTTCGGTTTTCCGGCCCTGGACAACGGAACCCCGCTGTTCGCCTTCCTGTTCCTGGTCGCCCTCGGCGTGGACTACACGATCTTCCTGGTGACCCGGGCACGCGAGGAGACACCGGAATTCGGCAACCGGGAGGGCATCGTGCGCGCCGTGTCCGCGACCGGTGCGGTCATCACCAGTGCCGGCATCGTGCTGGCCGCGGTGTTCTGCGTGCTGGGCGTGCTTCCGCTGATCGTGCTGACCCAGATCGGCATCATCGTCGGCCTCGGCATCCTGCTGGACACCTTCCTGGTGCGCACGGTGATCATCCCGGCGCTGTTCACCCTGATCGGTCCGCGCATCTGGGCTCCGGGGTTGCACGCCGAACGCTAG
- the purT gene encoding formate-dependent phosphoribosylglycinamide formyltransferase, whose product MTRHAEESARPVVMLLGSGEVSRELTLSFQRLGATVVAIDRYAGAPAHRVADRSAVVPMNDPEALGAAVERERPDYVVVEAGVVATDALIAIAETAEVFPTPRATRLSLDREGLRRLAADELGLPTAPFWFAGSAEELSAVAEHAGFPLAVTPVAGTPGEGRSVLLRPEDVEPAWNRAIAVGHLTTPNRVMAETVVDVDDEVTLLTVRTTGPTGPAVHFCEPIGHRVAEDGTLATWQPHRLSPAALDAAKSIAARIVNSLGGRGVFAVELLVRGDEVYFSTVRPRPVDNAFLTVRTQRLSEFDLHARAILGLTVDTIMISPGAAEIGYAGDQTSVPAESGIVGVLAEALAVAESDVLLFDRLDETDGRHRLGAAIATAPDVVIARDRAQRTAVSLRRLWQS is encoded by the coding sequence ATGACCAGACATGCTGAAGAGAGCGCAAGACCGGTGGTGATGCTGCTCGGGTCCGGTGAGGTGAGTCGTGAACTGACACTGTCATTCCAGCGTCTCGGCGCGACCGTCGTCGCGATCGATCGCTACGCCGGCGCACCCGCGCACCGGGTCGCGGATCGCAGCGCGGTGGTGCCGATGAACGATCCCGAGGCCTTGGGCGCGGCGGTGGAGCGGGAGCGCCCGGATTACGTCGTCGTCGAAGCGGGTGTGGTCGCCACCGACGCGCTGATCGCCATCGCAGAGACCGCCGAGGTCTTCCCCACACCGCGCGCCACCCGGCTGAGCCTGGACCGCGAGGGCCTGCGCCGCCTGGCCGCCGATGAGCTCGGCCTGCCGACGGCGCCGTTCTGGTTCGCCGGCTCGGCCGAGGAACTGTCCGCGGTCGCCGAGCACGCCGGGTTCCCGCTGGCGGTCACCCCGGTCGCCGGTACCCCGGGCGAGGGCCGGTCGGTGCTGCTGCGGCCCGAGGATGTCGAGCCGGCCTGGAACCGGGCCATCGCGGTGGGCCACCTCACCACCCCCAACAGGGTGATGGCCGAGACGGTCGTCGACGTCGACGACGAGGTCACCCTGTTGACGGTGCGGACCACCGGCCCGACCGGGCCGGCCGTGCACTTCTGCGAGCCGATCGGGCACCGGGTCGCCGAGGACGGCACGCTGGCGACCTGGCAGCCGCACCGGCTCAGCCCGGCCGCGCTGGATGCCGCCAAGTCGATCGCGGCCCGCATCGTGAACTCACTGGGCGGGCGCGGGGTGTTCGCGGTGGAACTGTTGGTGCGCGGCGACGAGGTGTACTTCTCGACGGTCCGGCCGCGGCCGGTCGACAACGCGTTCCTCACGGTGCGGACCCAGCGGCTCTCCGAGTTCGACCTGCACGCCCGGGCGATCCTGGGTCTGACGGTCGACACCATCATGATCTCGCCGGGGGCCGCCGAGATCGGCTATGCCGGTGACCAGACTTCCGTGCCGGCCGAGTCCGGCATCGTCGGGGTGCTCGCCGAGGCGCTGGCGGTGGCCGAGAGCGATGTGCTGCTGTTCGACCGGCTCGACGAGACCGATGGCAGGCACCGGTTGGGGGCCGCGATCGCCACCGCTCCCGACGTCGTCATCGCCAGGGACCGCGCGCAGCGCACCGCGGTGTCGCTGCGTAGGCTCTGGCAGTCGTGA
- a CDS encoding O-succinylhomoserine sulfhydrylase has translation MSSPEEHQVPSVRIPAPLPDGVSQATIGVRGGLLRSGFEETSEAMYLTSGYVYSSAGDAEKAFTGEIDRYVYSRYGNPTISMFEERLRLIEDAPAAFATATGMAAVFTALGALLGAGDRLVAARSLFGSCFVVCSEILPRWGVETVFVDGDDLSQWEEALSTPTQAVFFETPSNPMQSLVDIAAVSELAHAAGAKAVLDNVFATPLLQQGMPLGADVVVYSGTKHIDGQGRVLGGAILGDKEYIDGPVQKLMRHTGPAISAFNAWTMLKGLETLAVRVDYANRSAHRVAEFLEQQAGVNWVKYPFLESHPQFDLAKRQMRGGGTVVTFELDGGKDRAFEVLDKLNIIDISNNLGDAKSLITHPATTTHRAMGPEGRAAIGLGDGVVRVSVGLEGTEDLIADLDQALS, from the coding sequence ATGAGCAGTCCCGAAGAACATCAGGTGCCCTCGGTGCGGATTCCCGCACCGCTGCCCGACGGCGTCAGCCAGGCCACCATCGGGGTGCGCGGCGGCCTGCTGCGCTCCGGTTTCGAGGAGACCTCCGAGGCGATGTACCTGACCTCGGGCTACGTCTACTCCTCGGCGGGAGACGCGGAGAAGGCGTTCACCGGCGAGATCGACCGGTATGTGTACTCCCGCTACGGCAACCCGACCATCTCGATGTTCGAGGAGCGCCTGCGTCTCATCGAGGACGCGCCCGCCGCATTCGCCACCGCCACCGGCATGGCTGCGGTGTTCACCGCACTGGGCGCGCTGCTGGGCGCCGGTGACCGGCTGGTCGCCGCCCGCAGCCTGTTCGGTTCGTGCTTCGTGGTGTGCAGCGAGATCCTGCCGCGCTGGGGAGTCGAGACCGTCTTCGTCGACGGCGACGACCTGTCCCAGTGGGAAGAGGCGCTCAGCACGCCCACCCAGGCGGTGTTCTTCGAGACCCCGTCCAATCCCATGCAGTCGCTGGTCGATATCGCCGCGGTGTCCGAACTCGCGCATGCGGCCGGCGCAAAGGCGGTGCTGGACAACGTCTTTGCCACTCCGTTGCTGCAGCAGGGCATGCCGCTGGGTGCCGACGTGGTGGTCTACTCGGGCACCAAGCACATCGACGGCCAGGGGCGCGTGCTGGGCGGGGCGATCCTGGGCGACAAGGAGTACATCGACGGGCCGGTGCAGAAGCTGATGCGCCACACCGGTCCGGCGATCAGTGCCTTCAATGCCTGGACAATGCTCAAAGGCCTTGAGACGCTGGCGGTCCGGGTGGACTACGCGAACCGCTCGGCGCACCGCGTCGCCGAGTTCCTGGAGCAGCAGGCCGGGGTGAACTGGGTGAAATACCCCTTCCTGGAATCGCATCCGCAGTTCGATCTGGCCAAGCGGCAGATGCGTGGCGGCGGCACGGTGGTCACCTTCGAGCTGGATGGCGGTAAGGACCGTGCCTTCGAGGTGCTCGACAAGCTGAACATCATCGACATCTCCAACAACCTCGGTGACGCCAAATCGTTGATCACCCATCCGGCCACCACCACCCACCGGGCGATGGGCCCGGAGGGCCGCGCGGCGATCGGGCTGGGCGACGGCGTGGTGCGGGTCTCGGTCGGCCTGGAGGGCACCGAGGACCTGATCGCCGACCTGGACCAGGCGCTGAGCTGA
- a CDS encoding Na+/H+ antiporter, whose translation MAATLLAVLVGAVLLAAVSRRLDVSAPLALVVAGLVASAIPGLDTVELDPELVLFVILPPLLWSAGLESSYLNMRRHVRSIGSLAVVLPLITTLAVGVVAYHVVPDFTLAAALVLGAIVAPPDAVSATAVGRRLGLPRRIMTLLGGESLLNDATALTAYKVALAAAIGASAGWVSGLGTFVLAAAGGVVVGVLTGTAITFIRSRLDDPLVESAIGLVAPFVIYLLAEEAHASGVLAVVVAALMLGQRSTKAGYATRLQDDAVWKALQLILESFAFLLIGLQLPGVVRQLSGLSAAAIALSSVAVLATVIVVRIAWVFAFTYLRNPRPAAGEAFVVAWAGMRGVVSLAAAFGVPLTTMSGAQFPGRPQLVFLTFVVVVGTLLLHGLTLPWVIRRFGIHSDDAQRDALAQAAAQDKAARAAAARLDELLEHHRADGTVIQSPAVTDDAAEVLRRWNTARRNSAWERLGRGEDEIGESPASAFRRLRLEMLAAERDTFIAERDAGNIDDEVLREVLRGLDLEEATLNRR comes from the coding sequence GTGGCAGCGACACTGCTGGCAGTTCTGGTGGGCGCGGTCCTGCTGGCCGCGGTGAGCCGCCGACTCGATGTCTCGGCGCCACTGGCACTGGTGGTCGCCGGGCTGGTGGCCAGCGCCATCCCCGGACTCGACACGGTCGAGCTCGACCCCGAGCTGGTGCTGTTCGTCATCCTGCCGCCACTGTTGTGGTCGGCGGGGCTGGAGAGCAGTTATCTCAACATGCGTCGTCATGTGCGCTCCATCGGGTCACTGGCGGTCGTGCTGCCGCTGATCACCACACTGGCCGTCGGGGTCGTGGCCTATCACGTGGTGCCCGATTTCACGCTGGCCGCGGCGCTGGTGCTGGGCGCGATCGTGGCTCCACCGGACGCGGTATCCGCGACGGCGGTGGGCCGCCGACTCGGACTGCCGCGGCGCATCATGACACTGCTGGGCGGGGAGAGCCTGCTCAACGACGCGACCGCGCTGACCGCCTACAAGGTGGCGCTGGCCGCGGCCATCGGGGCATCGGCCGGCTGGGTGTCGGGGCTGGGCACCTTCGTGCTGGCTGCCGCCGGTGGCGTCGTCGTGGGCGTGCTCACCGGGACGGCCATCACCTTCATCCGATCCCGGCTCGACGACCCGTTGGTCGAGAGTGCCATCGGTCTGGTGGCACCGTTCGTCATCTACCTGCTGGCCGAGGAGGCGCACGCCTCCGGTGTGCTGGCCGTCGTCGTCGCCGCCCTCATGCTCGGTCAGCGTTCCACGAAAGCCGGATACGCCACCCGGCTGCAGGACGACGCGGTGTGGAAGGCCCTGCAACTCATCCTGGAGTCGTTCGCCTTCCTGCTGATCGGACTGCAACTGCCCGGAGTGGTGCGCCAGTTGTCCGGGTTGTCCGCGGCGGCGATCGCGCTCTCCTCGGTGGCGGTGCTGGCCACCGTCATCGTGGTGCGGATCGCCTGGGTGTTCGCATTCACCTATCTGCGCAACCCACGGCCGGCGGCCGGCGAGGCCTTCGTGGTGGCATGGGCGGGGATGCGCGGGGTGGTGTCGCTGGCCGCCGCCTTCGGTGTGCCGTTGACGACGATGTCGGGTGCGCAGTTCCCGGGCCGGCCGCAACTGGTGTTCCTGACCTTCGTCGTGGTGGTGGGCACGTTGCTGTTGCACGGGCTGACGCTGCCGTGGGTGATCCGGCGATTCGGCATCCACAGCGACGACGCACAGCGCGATGCGTTGGCCCAGGCCGCGGCGCAGGACAAGGCGGCCCGGGCCGCGGCGGCCCGGCTCGACGAACTGCTCGAGCACCACCGCGCCGACGGGACCGTCATCCAGTCCCCCGCGGTCACCGACGATGCCGCCGAGGTGCTGCGTAGGTGGAACACCGCACGGCGCAACTCCGCATGGGAACGGCTGGGCCGCGGCGAGGACGAGATCGGCGAGAGCCCGGCTTCGGCGTTTCGTCGCTTGCGACTGGAAATGCTTGCCGCCGAACGCGATACCTTCATCGCCGAGCGCGACGCCGGGAACATCGATGATGAGGTGCTGCGCGAGGTACTGCGCGGCCTGGACCTCGAAGAGGCCACCCTCAACCGTCGTTAG
- a CDS encoding UBP-type zinc finger domain-containing protein — protein MRKSSRRRSAAAAAAPVSCEHLHHAGGIVDPEPLTPGRCQECARDGAGAWAHLRMCLSCGHVGCCDSSPHQHATEHFRQTGHAVMRSAEPGESWRWCYVDSRIG, from the coding sequence ATGCGCAAGAGTTCCCGACGCCGTTCGGCGGCAGCTGCGGCAGCCCCGGTTTCCTGCGAGCATCTTCACCACGCAGGAGGCATCGTAGATCCGGAGCCGTTGACCCCGGGACGCTGCCAGGAATGCGCACGCGACGGTGCGGGCGCCTGGGCGCATCTGCGGATGTGCCTGTCCTGCGGGCACGTCGGATGCTGCGATTCCAGCCCGCATCAGCACGCGACCGAACACTTCCGGCAGACCGGTCACGCGGTGATGCGTTCGGCGGAGCCCGGCGAGTCCTGGCGATGGTGCTATGTCGACAGCCGGATCGGCTGA